A genomic segment from uncultured Marinifilum sp. encodes:
- a CDS encoding tRNA threonylcarbamoyladenosine dehydratase, whose amino-acid sequence MSEEWLSRTKLLLGDKKLERLQKAHVLVVGLGGVGAYAAEQICRSGVGKMTIVDGDTIDTSNINRQLAATTSNVNKDKTKVMEDRLLDINPNLQLTVLNEFLKGERTSEILKSEQFDYVVDAIDTLTPKLFLIEYSLQNNLKIVSAMGAGGKTDPSKIQIADISESYNCKLARMLRKRLHKLGIHKGVKVVFSPEDVSKNAVVIDESKNKKSNVGTISYMPPLFGCFISSVVINELLAEA is encoded by the coding sequence ATGAGTGAAGAATGGTTAAGCAGAACAAAACTGCTCTTGGGGGATAAAAAATTAGAACGATTACAAAAAGCTCATGTTTTAGTTGTAGGATTAGGAGGTGTTGGAGCTTATGCCGCCGAACAAATTTGTCGTTCGGGTGTTGGTAAAATGACTATAGTTGACGGCGACACTATAGATACCTCAAACATTAACCGACAATTAGCAGCAACCACATCGAATGTTAATAAAGATAAAACCAAGGTAATGGAAGATCGATTACTCGATATAAACCCAAACCTGCAACTTACTGTTTTAAACGAATTCTTAAAAGGAGAAAGAACTAGTGAGATTTTAAAATCGGAACAATTCGATTATGTTGTTGATGCCATAGACACCTTAACGCCTAAGCTATTTTTAATTGAATACAGCCTGCAAAATAATTTAAAAATAGTTAGTGCAATGGGTGCTGGAGGAAAAACCGACCCAAGTAAAATACAAATTGCTGATATCTCGGAATCATACAATTGTAAGCTTGCAAGAATGCTTCGCAAGCGACTTCACAAATTAGGTATTCATAAAGGTGTAAAGGTTGTATTTTCGCCCGAAGATGTTTCTAAAAATGCAGTAGTTATTGATGAAAGTAAAAATAAAAAATCAAATGTGGGTACAATTTCATATATGCCTCCCTTATTCGGATGCTTTATTTCATCAGTTGTTATTAATGAACTTTTAGCTGAAGCATAA
- a CDS encoding metallophosphoesterase family protein — protein sequence MKRIGLLSDTHGHLDPLAIKHLKECDEIWHAGDIGNIETVNTLTQIAPLIAVHGNIDGQEIRVTYPKHQRFLCESVDVWITHIGGYPKRYDANVKPEIFENSPQLFISGHSHILKVVFDKELNLLHINPGAAGIQGFHQVQTLVKFTIDQKDIKDLQVVEFGKKGRL from the coding sequence ATGAAACGGATAGGTTTACTTTCGGATACTCACGGACATTTAGATCCGCTTGCAATAAAACATTTGAAAGAATGTGATGAAATATGGCATGCCGGTGATATTGGAAATATCGAAACTGTTAATACCCTGACTCAAATCGCACCACTTATTGCAGTTCATGGTAATATTGATGGTCAGGAAATTCGAGTTACTTATCCGAAACATCAACGTTTTTTATGTGAGAGTGTTGATGTGTGGATTACTCATATCGGAGGATATCCGAAAAGATATGATGCTAATGTTAAGCCAGAGATTTTCGAAAATTCACCTCAGCTTTTTATATCGGGGCATTCACATATTTTGAAAGTTGTGTTCGATAAAGAGTTAAATCTATTACACATAAATCCTGGAGCTGCCGGAATACAAGGATTTCATCAGGTTCAAACTTTGGTGAAATTTACCATAGATCAAAAAGATATAAAAGATCTACAGGTGGTCGAATTTGGTAAAAAAGGACGTTTATAA
- a CDS encoding thioesterase family protein produces MALVEGLSISQTMIVGKTDTAIHHGSGKLEVYATPAMVAFMENTAVACIDKDMEKGTDSVGIQIDTKHIKATKLNAKVNCTAKLVKVDGKKLTFEIEASDEDGKIGSAYHVRYIIDPIKFMDRL; encoded by the coding sequence ATGGCATTAGTAGAAGGATTATCAATAAGTCAAACAATGATTGTAGGCAAAACAGATACTGCTATACATCATGGATCGGGAAAATTAGAAGTATACGCAACACCTGCTATGGTTGCTTTTATGGAAAATACAGCTGTTGCCTGTATCGATAAAGATATGGAAAAAGGAACAGATAGTGTTGGCATTCAAATTGACACCAAACACATTAAAGCAACAAAATTAAATGCAAAAGTTAACTGCACAGCAAAGTTGGTTAAAGTTGATGGTAAGAAATTAACTTTCGAGATTGAAGCATCTGATGAAGATGGAAAAATTGGCTCTGCATACCATGTCCGCTACATTATCGATCCAATAAAATTTATGGATAGATTGTAA
- a CDS encoding TatD family hydrolase, translated as MTPIPYIDIHTHNLDSFQKIKAIVNVSLFENNATINNNLNYSVGLHPWNIKEGIFHFEQHLISETKKFNAIAIGEIGLDKAINTDFSLQESVFTSQLKVAKHLQKPIIIHCVKAFSELLTIKKKNETNTAWIIHGYQKNMEIARSLLKANCYLSFGKAILKNEKLQTTFKQIPNNKFFLETDDSEISIIKIYNKAAELKEIKLEDLKKQIQINYNTCFKNYE; from the coding sequence ATGACACCAATTCCTTATATCGATATTCATACTCATAATCTTGATTCTTTTCAGAAAATTAAGGCAATTGTGAATGTTTCATTGTTCGAAAATAATGCTACTATCAATAATAATTTAAACTATTCGGTAGGTTTACATCCATGGAATATAAAAGAAGGAATATTCCATTTTGAGCAACATTTAATTTCCGAAACAAAAAAATTTAATGCCATTGCAATTGGAGAAATAGGTTTAGATAAGGCTATAAATACAGATTTTTCTTTGCAGGAAAGTGTTTTTACAAGCCAATTAAAAGTTGCCAAACATTTACAAAAGCCCATAATTATTCATTGCGTTAAAGCCTTTTCTGAATTACTCACAATAAAAAAGAAAAACGAAACCAATACAGCGTGGATTATTCATGGCTATCAAAAAAATATGGAAATAGCAAGAAGTTTGCTAAAAGCAAATTGCTACCTATCATTCGGAAAAGCAATTCTTAAAAATGAAAAACTTCAAACTACATTTAAACAAATACCAAACAATAAATTCTTTTTAGAAACCGATGATAGTGAAATATCTATCATTAAAATTTACAATAAAGCAGCAGAACTAAAGGAAATTAAACTTGAAGATCTGAAAAAACAAATACAAATAAACTATAATACCTGTTTTAAAAATTATGAGTGA
- a CDS encoding citrate (Si)-synthase, producing MKKTLKQILSEKIEKQKPRTKKLLKEYGDVVVDNVTISQVIGGMRGLKSLVTDISYLDPEEGIRYRGYTLGEVIEKLPKPKGGDMPYVEGLFYLLLTGDVPNQEEVMQVVDEFSKRRIVPRYVYEVIDSFPCCSHPMAIFSTAILTLNRESVFNRQYHAGLNKKDYWDATYEDALNLLAKLPEIAAYIYNKLYRQGPRIQSDPNLDMGGNFAHMMGIAKPYDDVSRLHFIIHSDHESGNVSAHTGHLVASSLSDIYLSISAMINGLAGPLHGLANQEVLRWLQEVMDKMGNRLPTEEEMQQFVWDTLNSGQVIPGFGHAVLRKTDPRYMLQRKFSLKHLPEDPIFKYADLLYKVVPPILQEHGKAKNPWPNVDAQSGVIQWHYGVTEYDFYTVLFGIGRSIGICANIIWDRALGYPLERPKSITTEMLEKIAGIKNELAEAEKN from the coding sequence ATGAAAAAAACACTAAAACAGATCTTATCTGAGAAAATTGAAAAACAAAAACCTCGAACAAAAAAGTTATTAAAGGAATATGGAGATGTAGTAGTTGATAATGTTACCATTTCTCAGGTTATTGGAGGAATGAGAGGACTTAAATCCTTAGTTACCGATATTTCTTACCTTGATCCAGAAGAAGGGATTAGGTACAGAGGATATACTTTAGGAGAGGTTATTGAAAAATTACCAAAACCTAAAGGTGGCGATATGCCTTATGTAGAGGGATTGTTTTACCTTCTTTTAACAGGTGATGTGCCTAATCAGGAAGAGGTTATGCAAGTGGTTGACGAATTTAGTAAACGACGAATTGTACCTCGTTATGTGTACGAGGTAATTGATTCATTTCCATGCTGTAGTCACCCAATGGCAATTTTTTCGACTGCTATTCTTACGTTAAATAGAGAGTCGGTTTTTAATAGACAGTATCATGCTGGTTTAAATAAAAAAGATTATTGGGATGCAACTTACGAAGATGCATTAAATTTGCTAGCAAAATTACCCGAAATAGCTGCCTATATATATAATAAACTGTATCGTCAGGGCCCAAGAATTCAATCGGATCCTAATTTGGATATGGGTGGTAATTTTGCTCACATGATGGGAATTGCTAAGCCTTACGACGATGTTTCCCGTTTGCATTTTATTATTCATAGTGATCATGAAAGTGGTAATGTAAGTGCGCATACTGGTCATTTAGTAGCTAGCTCTTTATCGGATATTTACCTTTCTATTTCGGCTATGATTAATGGATTAGCTGGTCCTTTGCACGGTTTGGCGAATCAGGAAGTTTTAAGATGGCTGCAAGAGGTTATGGATAAAATGGGTAATCGTTTACCAACCGAAGAGGAAATGCAACAATTTGTTTGGGATACATTAAATTCGGGACAGGTTATTCCTGGTTTTGGTCATGCGGTATTACGTAAAACCGATCCTAGATATATGTTACAACGCAAGTTTAGTTTGAAGCATTTGCCCGAAGATCCTATTTTTAAATATGCCGATTTACTTTATAAAGTAGTTCCTCCAATTTTACAGGAACATGGCAAGGCAAAGAATCCATGGCCTAATGTGGATGCTCAATCGGGAGTAATTCAGTGGCATTATGGTGTTACAGAATATGATTTCTATACCGTACTATTTGGTATTGGACGATCGATAGGTATTTGTGCTAATATTATTTGGGACAGAGCTTTGGGATATCCTTTGGAAAGACCTAAGTCTATAACTACCGAAATGCTTGAGAAAATTGCCGGTATAAAAAATGAGCTTGCCGAAGCAGAAAAAAATTAA
- a CDS encoding PAS domain-containing protein, which translates to MSEFINNNTRIESIFQFCFSLIKGEKGTELIRKHQEAINSVTPNDIVVVVHRLVEGNLPMSDLKIGINKALNVFHKTIVSRPKIQLSPNHFLGIMMRENRELEKHLNEIKPLAKKINLLKDENEIGQTLSNLKFKVEELAVIDKHYSRKENVFFPYFENQYPEYKCLGVMWSIHDDIRKVRKDLVEALGESAHNLKRINKLMGDLFFFMNTIIFREDYLLFPVAVNAVSEDLWEEMNQQSLEIGFSFIDIPIFEEKKKIAKKGFVFDEEQLDSIQLKDTLLNFDTGLMTLQQAMMLLNNLPVDITMIDENDRVRFFSNPKDRFFTRSKAIIGRTVQNCHPPESVHIVDELLKAFKSGEKDSEPFWIQMKGRFILIQYFALRDENRTYKGCIEVSQDLTDIKTLEGEKRLM; encoded by the coding sequence ATGTCTGAGTTTATAAATAATAATACCCGTATTGAATCAATCTTTCAGTTTTGTTTTAGCCTTATTAAAGGAGAAAAAGGGACAGAACTAATCAGGAAACATCAGGAGGCAATAAATAGTGTTACACCCAACGATATTGTTGTGGTTGTGCATCGTTTGGTAGAAGGAAATTTGCCTATGAGTGATTTAAAAATAGGGATTAATAAAGCATTAAATGTTTTTCATAAAACTATTGTAAGTAGACCGAAAATTCAGCTTTCGCCCAATCATTTTTTAGGAATTATGATGAGAGAAAACCGAGAATTGGAAAAGCATCTGAATGAAATTAAACCTCTGGCAAAAAAAATAAACCTGCTTAAGGATGAGAATGAAATTGGGCAAACATTATCTAATCTTAAGTTTAAAGTAGAAGAGTTAGCAGTAATAGATAAGCATTATTCTCGAAAGGAAAATGTATTTTTTCCTTATTTCGAAAATCAATATCCTGAATATAAATGTTTGGGTGTAATGTGGTCAATTCACGACGATATTCGTAAAGTGAGAAAAGATTTAGTTGAAGCTTTAGGAGAATCAGCTCATAATTTGAAAAGAATTAATAAGCTAATGGGAGACTTATTTTTCTTTATGAATACTATAATATTTAGAGAAGATTATTTATTGTTTCCGGTTGCTGTTAATGCTGTATCGGAGGATTTATGGGAGGAAATGAATCAGCAGAGCCTTGAAATAGGTTTTAGCTTTATTGATATCCCTATTTTTGAGGAGAAGAAGAAAATTGCTAAAAAAGGATTTGTATTTGACGAAGAACAGCTGGATTCAATTCAATTGAAGGATACTCTTCTTAATTTTGATACAGGATTAATGACATTGCAGCAGGCCATGATGCTTTTAAATAATTTGCCAGTTGATATTACTATGATTGATGAAAACGATAGGGTGCGTTTCTTTTCAAATCCTAAAGATCGATTTTTTACCCGATCGAAAGCAATAATCGGAAGAACCGTTCAAAATTGTCATCCACCAGAGAGTGTACATATTGTTGATGAATTGCTAAAGGCTTTTAAAAGTGGTGAAAAGGATAGTGAACCTTTTTGGATACAAATGAAAGGTCGTTTTATTTTAATCCAGTATTTTGCTTTGCGCGATGAGAATAGAACTTATAAAGGTTGCATCGAAGTAAGTCAGGATTTAACCGATATAAAAACACTCGAAGGGGAGAAAAGATTGATGTAA
- a CDS encoding peptide chain release factor 3 yields the protein MGFKEEIQRRRTFGIISHPDAGKTTLTEKLLLFGGAIHVAGAVKSNKIKKTATSDFMEIERQRGISVATSVMGFEYKGHKINILDTPGHQDFAEDTFRTLTACDSVIIVIDVAKGVEAQTRKLMKVCRMRKTPVIVFINKMDRSGKDAFDLLDEIEAELKIDVNPLSWPINMGPDFKGVYNMFEKKLSLFTPATQTVEETIEFDDLSNPQLEEYIGDDAEILREELELVSGVYPELDVQEYLDAKIAPVFFGSALNNFGVRELLDAFIQIAPSPLPCQTVERVIEPTEEKFSGFVFKIHANMDPNHRDRIAFVKIVSGVFKRNTPYLHVRNGKKLKFSSPTAFMAEKKSIVEEAFPGDIVGLHDTGNFKIGDTLTQGEKINFKGIPSFSPELFKYIENADPMKSKQLAKGIDQLMDEGVAQLFTSQFNGRKVIGTVGALQFEVIEYRLLHEYSASCRWEHINLHKACWIKSNNDEQLKEFKKAKFQYIAKDKHGRDVFLADSSYMLQMAQNNYTDLEFHFTSEF from the coding sequence ATGGGGTTTAAAGAAGAGATACAAAGACGCCGAACTTTCGGAATTATATCGCACCCTGATGCGGGTAAGACAACATTAACAGAAAAACTGTTATTATTTGGTGGTGCAATTCATGTTGCTGGAGCAGTAAAATCGAATAAGATAAAAAAAACTGCCACATCCGACTTTATGGAAATTGAGCGCCAAAGAGGTATTTCTGTTGCCACATCGGTAATGGGTTTTGAATACAAAGGCCACAAAATTAATATTCTCGATACGCCAGGTCACCAAGATTTTGCAGAAGATACATTTAGAACATTAACAGCATGCGATAGCGTAATAATAGTTATTGACGTTGCCAAAGGTGTGGAAGCACAAACCAGAAAATTAATGAAGGTTTGTAGAATGCGTAAAACTCCTGTTATTGTTTTTATTAACAAGATGGATCGCAGTGGTAAAGATGCATTCGATTTGCTCGATGAAATTGAGGCTGAATTAAAAATTGATGTAAACCCTTTAAGCTGGCCAATTAATATGGGACCCGATTTTAAAGGTGTTTACAACATGTTTGAGAAAAAACTAAGTTTATTTACACCTGCAACTCAAACTGTTGAAGAAACAATTGAATTCGATGATCTTTCGAACCCACAGTTGGAAGAATATATTGGTGATGATGCCGAAATTTTAAGGGAAGAACTGGAACTTGTTTCGGGCGTTTATCCCGAGTTAGATGTTCAGGAATATTTAGATGCTAAGATTGCACCAGTTTTCTTTGGATCGGCATTAAATAACTTTGGAGTACGTGAACTATTGGATGCATTCATTCAAATTGCACCTTCCCCTCTGCCTTGCCAAACTGTTGAACGAGTAATTGAGCCTACCGAAGAAAAATTCTCTGGTTTTGTTTTTAAAATTCATGCTAATATGGATCCTAACCACAGGGATCGTATTGCCTTTGTAAAAATTGTATCGGGAGTATTTAAACGTAACACACCATATTTACATGTACGGAATGGTAAAAAGTTAAAATTCTCGAGTCCTACTGCATTTATGGCAGAGAAAAAATCTATTGTAGAAGAAGCTTTCCCTGGAGATATTGTTGGTTTACACGATACCGGAAACTTTAAAATTGGGGATACATTAACACAAGGAGAAAAAATAAATTTCAAAGGAATTCCTAGTTTCTCTCCAGAGCTTTTCAAATATATTGAAAATGCCGACCCTATGAAATCGAAACAATTGGCTAAAGGTATCGATCAATTAATGGATGAAGGTGTTGCTCAGCTATTTACCTCACAATTTAATGGTAGAAAAGTAATTGGAACCGTTGGAGCTCTTCAATTCGAAGTTATTGAATATCGTTTGTTACACGAATATTCTGCCTCGTGTAGATGGGAGCACATTAACTTACATAAAGCTTGTTGGATTAAATCGAATAACGATGAACAATTAAAGGAGTTTAAAAAAGCTAAATTCCAATACATCGCTAAAGACAAGCATGGCAGAGATGTTTTCCTTGCCGATTCAAGTTATATGCTTCAAATGGCACAAAATAATTATACTGATTTAGAGTTTCACTTTACCTCAGAATTTTAA
- a CDS encoding ATP-binding protein yields the protein MLTDIEILIREGEHQQQDFKFCITDSKKIAKSLSAFANTDGGRLLIGVKDNGKIAGAQIDEEYYMIQAAAEMYCRPKIRFDSKVWRIHGKNVLEIIIQASAEKPHYAQNEDGKWLAYIRKDDENKLANRIILEVWKQKSQTKGTYLQYSTTESLLLDYLKINDKISLNKFYKLAKISRYKAEKILVKLICWDIIEPEFEENITRYKIKQSQNNSSQNNLH from the coding sequence ATGCTTACTGATATAGAAATATTAATTCGCGAAGGTGAACATCAACAACAGGATTTTAAATTCTGTATTACCGATTCTAAAAAAATTGCGAAATCTTTATCGGCCTTTGCCAATACCGACGGAGGCAGATTACTTATTGGTGTAAAAGACAATGGTAAAATTGCCGGAGCCCAAATAGATGAAGAATACTACATGATTCAGGCGGCAGCAGAAATGTACTGCCGCCCAAAAATACGCTTCGATAGTAAAGTCTGGCGTATTCACGGAAAAAATGTTTTGGAAATTATTATTCAGGCATCTGCCGAAAAGCCCCATTACGCACAAAACGAAGACGGTAAATGGCTGGCATACATTCGAAAAGATGATGAAAATAAATTGGCCAATAGAATTATTCTGGAAGTCTGGAAACAAAAGTCACAAACAAAAGGTACTTATTTACAGTACAGCACAACAGAAAGCCTACTTTTAGATTATTTAAAAATTAACGATAAGATTAGCCTTAACAAATTTTATAAACTTGCTAAAATTAGTAGATATAAAGCCGAAAAAATACTCGTAAAATTAATTTGCTGGGATATAATAGAGCCTGAATTTGAGGAAAATATAACACGCTATAAAATTAAACAATCCCAGAACAATTCTTCCCAAAATAATTTACATTAA
- a CDS encoding aconitate hydratase gives MLFDFDLIKSVYEKMPDRVNKARKNLGKPLTLSEKILYSHLSVEEKGDQFKRGEDYVNFAPDRVAMQDATAQMALLQFMNAGKAKVAVPSTVHCDHLIQASIGAEKDLADAKLQNNEVYNFLESVSNKYGIGFWKPGAGIIHQVVLENYAFPGGMMIGTDSHTVNAGGLGMVAIGVGGADAVDVMAGMPWELKMPKLIGVKLSGKLSGWVSPKDVILKVAGILTVKGGTGAIVEYFGEGADSMSCTGKGTICNMGAEIGATTSIFGYDRNMSNYLRLTGREKVADLADVVMKHLRSDDEVYENPEMYYDQVIEINLSELQPYINGPFTPDLAHSLSEFAAAVKENNYPRTLEVGLIGSCTNSSYEDLSRAASLARQAKDKNLKVKAEFVVTPGSELVRYTAERDGILGEFEDIGGLIMANACGPCIGQWKRHTDDPSRKNSIITSFNRNFAKRNDGNPNTHGFVASPEIVTAMAIAGDLCFNPITDTLVNEDGVEVKLDEPVGLEFPPKGFDMKDSGYLAPKENGSDVLIKVSDDSERLQLLEPFNAWNGDDYKGLNLLIKAKGKCTTDHISMAGPWLRYRGHLDNISNNMLIGAINFFNEETNSIFNPVSKEYNEVPATARALKENGFGSIVVGDENYGEGSSREHAAMEPRHLGVKAVIVRSFARIHETNLKKQGVLALTFADKADYDKIQEKDKIDIIGLTEFKSGKALKLIINHADGTVDEIMANHSYNDVQIEWFKAGSALNLIRKQNS, from the coding sequence ATGCTATTCGATTTTGACTTAATAAAATCTGTTTATGAGAAAATGCCCGATAGGGTAAATAAGGCCAGAAAAAACCTGGGAAAACCATTAACTCTTAGCGAGAAAATATTGTATTCTCACTTGTCGGTTGAAGAAAAAGGAGATCAATTTAAAAGAGGTGAGGATTATGTGAATTTTGCTCCCGATAGAGTAGCAATGCAGGATGCAACTGCTCAAATGGCTTTGCTTCAATTTATGAATGCAGGAAAAGCAAAAGTTGCAGTTCCTTCAACAGTCCATTGCGACCACTTAATTCAAGCTTCAATAGGAGCAGAAAAAGATTTAGCTGATGCCAAGCTACAAAATAACGAAGTATATAATTTCTTAGAGTCGGTATCTAATAAATATGGTATCGGTTTTTGGAAACCCGGAGCAGGTATTATTCATCAGGTTGTACTTGAGAATTATGCTTTTCCGGGAGGAATGATGATTGGTACCGATTCTCATACTGTAAATGCAGGAGGCTTGGGAATGGTTGCTATTGGCGTTGGAGGAGCCGATGCTGTGGATGTTATGGCAGGAATGCCCTGGGAATTAAAAATGCCAAAATTAATAGGCGTGAAGCTAAGTGGTAAATTAAGCGGCTGGGTTTCTCCTAAAGATGTGATTTTAAAAGTGGCAGGAATTCTTACTGTAAAAGGAGGAACTGGCGCTATTGTTGAATATTTTGGAGAAGGAGCCGATTCTATGTCTTGTACTGGTAAAGGTACAATTTGTAATATGGGTGCCGAAATTGGAGCTACAACTTCTATTTTTGGTTATGACCGAAATATGAGTAATTATTTGCGACTTACTGGTCGCGAAAAAGTGGCCGATTTGGCCGATGTGGTAATGAAACATTTACGATCGGATGATGAAGTTTATGAGAATCCGGAAATGTACTACGATCAGGTAATTGAAATTAACCTTTCTGAACTTCAGCCATATATCAATGGTCCGTTTACTCCAGATTTGGCGCACAGCTTATCGGAATTTGCTGCTGCTGTTAAGGAGAATAATTATCCTCGTACTCTCGAAGTAGGTTTAATTGGATCTTGTACTAACTCTTCTTACGAAGATTTATCGAGAGCTGCATCTCTGGCTCGTCAGGCAAAGGATAAAAACTTAAAAGTAAAGGCCGAATTTGTAGTTACTCCAGGTTCCGAATTGGTTAGATATACTGCCGAAAGAGATGGTATTTTGGGCGAATTTGAGGATATTGGAGGACTTATTATGGCTAATGCTTGCGGACCATGTATTGGTCAGTGGAAACGTCATACCGATGATCCTTCAAGGAAAAACTCTATCATTACTTCTTTTAACAGAAATTTTGCAAAAAGAAACGATGGTAACCCGAATACACACGGATTTGTAGCATCGCCAGAAATTGTAACAGCAATGGCTATTGCCGGCGATTTGTGCTTTAATCCAATTACAGATACCCTAGTAAATGAAGATGGGGTAGAGGTTAAATTAGATGAGCCTGTTGGATTGGAATTTCCTCCTAAAGGATTTGATATGAAGGATTCAGGATATCTAGCTCCAAAAGAGAATGGATCTGATGTTCTTATTAAAGTTAGCGATGATTCGGAACGTTTACAGTTGCTTGAGCCTTTTAATGCCTGGAATGGTGATGATTATAAAGGATTAAATCTACTGATTAAAGCAAAAGGAAAGTGTACAACAGATCATATTTCTATGGCAGGTCCATGGTTACGATATCGCGGACACTTAGACAATATTTCCAATAATATGTTGATTGGTGCAATTAATTTCTTTAATGAAGAAACCAATTCCATTTTTAATCCTGTATCAAAAGAATACAACGAAGTTCCTGCCACAGCAAGAGCACTTAAAGAAAATGGTTTTGGGTCGATTGTTGTTGGCGACGAAAATTATGGAGAAGGATCTTCGCGAGAGCATGCAGCTATGGAACCTCGTCATTTAGGAGTGAAAGCAGTAATTGTGCGTTCATTTGCTCGTATTCACGAGACTAATCTTAAAAAGCAAGGAGTATTGGCTCTTACTTTTGCTGATAAAGCTGATTACGATAAAATACAAGAAAAAGATAAGATTGATATTATTGGCTTAACTGAATTTAAATCGGGAAAGGCTCTCAAACTAATTATTAATCACGCAGATGGAACTGTAGATGAAATTATGGCAAATCATTCGTATAATGATGTTCAAATTGAATGGTTTAAGGCGGGTAGTGCATTAAATTTAATCAGAAAACAAAATAGCTAA
- a CDS encoding methylated-DNA--[protein]-cysteine S-methyltransferase: MLYYDIISSPIGKLLLLASEKGLKKILFELQFKNITINKNWQHSCKELSEAKEQLDSYFKKELNQFNLILDPDGTAFQKQIWKKLQEIPYGELKSYQDIANSINKPKACRAVGMANSLNPIPIIIPCHRVIGKNGKLTGYAGGLENKARLLQLENIEFKKDSKQFKLF, translated from the coding sequence ATGTTATATTACGATATAATATCATCTCCAATTGGGAAACTGCTTTTATTAGCAAGCGAAAAAGGATTAAAGAAGATTCTTTTCGAATTGCAATTTAAAAATATCACTATTAATAAAAATTGGCAGCACAGTTGTAAGGAATTATCTGAAGCTAAAGAACAACTCGACTCATACTTTAAAAAAGAACTAAATCAGTTTAACTTGATTTTAGACCCAGATGGAACAGCATTCCAAAAACAAATCTGGAAAAAATTACAGGAAATTCCTTACGGAGAATTAAAATCGTATCAAGACATTGCAAATTCAATAAACAAGCCCAAAGCCTGCCGAGCTGTTGGAATGGCTAATTCTCTAAATCCTATACCAATTATAATTCCCTGCCACAGAGTAATTGGGAAAAATGGTAAACTTACCGGATATGCAGGAGGTCTGGAAAATAAGGCCAGACTTTTACAATTAGAGAATATCGAATTTAAAAAAGATTCGAAACAATTTAAATTATTTTAA